DNA from Pelagibacterium nitratireducens:
CGGGATGATGGCGACGCCGTCGATCATGTCGAACGGCCTTGCACTGTAGCGATCATAGGTCCGCCCGAGACGGTCACCCAGCACACCGGCCGACGCCCGCCCCCCTGAAAACGCCGTATGATCGACGCCGCCATCGCCATTGACGATCGTGATATTGGTCCCGGTCAACCTTGGTCCGAAAACCCGCACGAAAGTTTCCGCCTTGCCGGGGTGGTAAAGATGGGCCTGGTCGAACAGCGCTGCGCTGATGCGATCGAGCGACATGGTCATTGCCTCCAGCGGACGCGTCGGGCGCGACCGGCCATCCGCCCATTCGCCTTGTCGCATTCGCGTTGATAGATGCCGATGAGCTTTTCGAGGTGTCCGCCATTGGCGGCAGTGAACCGGACCTCGTCCTGGTCGAACCGCGTCATGGCCACCGATTCCCCCGTGGCAATAACCAGCTGCGCCTTCCTGAGTTCGCGCAGCACGTCACACGGCTTGTCGATATCGACCTCGACCCCGCCGATCATCACCACGTTGCTCATGACCGTTTCTCCGGTCGATCGTCGGAATCGTCAGGTTCGTCTTGTACGGTCGAGCTCGATCGGCTGCGCGGAGCGTAGGGGCTTTGCATGCCGGCCTCTTCATAGCGCTTATGCAGAGCGACGCGCTGGTCAAACAGCTCGTCCGGATCGACGCCCAGATCGCCGGTTTCGATCTCGATCGACGATGTCGCGTTCTGCAGCCGCTCGGTGCTCGCCTTGGCGCTTTTCCCGTCGTCGGCCGTGGGTTTGCTCGGCCCCTGCCATTGTGCCCAGAACATGGCCTGTTGATTGGCTTGGAAGGCCCGATAGCCGCCCTTGAACGGAATGCGGCCTTCTCCGACTTCTTCGTCCAGCCAGGCTTCGAATATCATCTGTTCCTGCGGCGCCGCGATCCGCTCGCGCCGGCGCATGACGACGGGCCAGATCGAGGAATTCTCCATGCGAACGCTCGAGTAGGTGGCGCCCCGATGATCCATGGTCAGCCCGCCATAGGTGGTGCCGATGGCCCGGGCCATGTCACGGCTCAACGCGGCCGAAAACGGCTGGTATTCGCCGCCGGGAGTTTTCGAACCGTGCAGTTCAAACCTCTCGCCCGGAGCAAGATGGCTCACCTGCGGATCACCGGAAAACGAGATCGTTCCTTCGCGCGCCGCCTCGAGCTGCGCGCCGAGCAGGCCATAGAAATCCTCGGCAACCGCCTTGCCATCGGCCGAAGCACCGTCGCGCATCGCTTCAATGGCCTCGAACGCCTCTGCAGTCGGCGCGCCGCTGGTCAAAGTCGCCGCAAACAGGGTTTGCAGGATCGCCGTCTGCAGCGTGGCATCGTCGAGCATCTCGTGCTGGATGTGCTTGCGGAACGCCGCCGCCATCACCGAAATGCCTCGAACGTCCGTTGCATCCACCGGATCGAAGATGTGCATCACGATGGCCCGTCCGCGCGCGTCGCGCGCCGGCCAGCGCCGTTTCGTGACAAAGCCCGTCTGGCGCTCCTCGAACAGATAGCCGGTGGGGCGGCCATCATCGTCGTGATAGACACCCTGGAACAGGTTTTCGAGCGACGAGGTGTCCTGGACGAGCCGCATGGGTGGCACCAGGCACACCTTCGTGCCGGTGGTAATACCGAGGCGCGCCCGCTTGGCCCTGCTCATATACGTGATGACGCCGGTGACCTCACCGAATGCCATGTTCCAGCGCAGGCCTATGTCGATCATTTGCGGCACGGTGAACTTGCCGCGATAATCGCATTCGCGCGGGTTCCACGCCCAGCGCTTCCAGCGCTGCTTGACCAGCTTGATCCAGTCGGCTCGCTCTTTTTCGCTATAGCCGAGCCGCGTCATGACGTCGGGGTCGGGCCGATAGTTGAGCGTCAGCTCGCTCCCTACGGTATCGGCGATCACCTGATCGGCAACACCGCGAAGGCGCCCCGAATTCTGGATGATATCCAGTGCCAGCGCCGCCGAACGACGCCACGCCACCCGGATATCGTCTCGGCTCTCACGCAGGGCCGATGGCCGCGTCATGAAGACACCGGATTTGGTATCGCGCAGATAACCGCCGCGCGCGCGCGGCGGCGCAAAGCCTGCGTCCGGTGACCGTCCGGCCGAAACCGGCAAATTTGCCGATTTAATCCGGCCAGTCCTGGGCACCTTCATGACCGCCGTCTCCATTTCTTTCGTTTTTCGGCGACGCTCGCTGCGGTCGGCGCGGACTGGGGCGCCTCGGCGCTCCTGGCCGCAACGGTTTCGGTCAGTGATGACAACAGATCGAGCGGCTGGCTCGGGACGATCCGTGCCCGCAACTGCGCCCAACCGTCCCTGGTCAGTTTCGACATGCCGAGCAGCTCAGCCATGGCCATCGCGTAGATACGTACGTCGAGCCAGTGATTGTCCCGGCGGATTTTTTCCCAGCCTTCGCGCAGCTTGCCCTTCACCAGCTTGCGCTCGAAATACTCGGCGGTGAGCTGCTTGAAATACGCCTCGTCATGAAACTGGGCGAAATGGCAAAAGCCCGCCGGGTCTTCCGGTTCGCCCGAATGCACGCCGAGCTTGTGCAGATTTCCCATCAGTTCGCCCTTGAGCCCCCAGGTGCCGACCGGCCAGACCTTGGCGCTACCAATACGGGAGCGCTTGCCGTTCTTTCTGATCGAAACCTTTTGAGGCGTTCCGATCGCGGGAATTCCGCGCCCGGGCATGCCTTTGACCGCATAGGCCAGCGGTCGCGAGGCGCACCAGCTATAGACTTGGTTGGCCCGCAAGCCGTCGCCCGAGTCCACGGCCATCGCCTCGATACGGCGATCCTGCCCATAAGTGTCCTGAAACGCCGTGTTCAGGAACGCGTCCAGTTTCAGCCAGGCACCGGCGTTGACGTTGTCCGTCGGGCCGTCGAGATAGGCGATGGTGACCGACCAGCTCTGGCGATCCTCGCTAAACGCCACGGCCTCGACCATGATGTTGTCGTGGTGGACGTCGGCTCCAGCGACGAAAATCAGTCCTCTGGCCGGAACGATCCCTTGCGAATAGGTTTCCCTGCGCTCGTATAGCCGCTTGTGATCGGGCGCATCCCCCTTCATTGCATAGGGCAGGCCGCCAACCAGGTTGGTGAAATTCTTGGCGCCCTCTTCGCCGTGCTTTTGCTGTTCCAACCAGTCCTCGGCGATCGCCTCATAGCTCATCATCAGCGAGATGAACGCATCGACGTGAAAGCCGGGGTGGCGCGCTTCGCCCTCGGCTGTCGGAACGAACTGCCCCGCCCTGACCGCCGGTACCCGCTCCATTTCGCTGATGTGGTGGCCGCAATGCGGGCACTCATAGCTCGATTTGTGCGGGTGCGCCCTGTCGAGGACGAACCCGTCCATCTCCTGATAGAAGTTGTTCCGACACTCGGGGCAATCGATGAACCAGAACCGCTGGTCGCTGCGCCGAAAGCTCCGATCGATCCGGCAATGGCCCGGTTCGTCTCCCATCGGGTCGCCGCTGTCGACTTCCGGCGTCGACAGCTCGAGGATTTTCCAGAGCTTCAGACGCCGGAATGCCGTGAACCGACCGAAAAACAAAACCTCCGGATCGTCGCCATTGGGGCTGTTGCCCCACTTGGAGACTTCGTCCTTTACCCCGTATCGCGCCGTGTCGCCCGAAAGGTCCATGACCGAATTGGTATTGGCAAGGCTCAATGACCCGCCGGCGAACCGCTTTTCATAGGTGGTCGATCCGCTACCCGACCGCGAGACGTTGGGCAGGATGATCCGCTTTTTCGTCTCCCGCTGCCATGCGTCTATCATCGGCTGCAACTTTTTGCCGTTGACGTCCTGCAGAGCGTCGATGCCCGGCACCGCGTAAAGGATGTTGTCCGGGGCCGTCTCGGCCAGATAGAGCGACCAGGCGAGCGCCAGGATCGAAACGCCGGTCTGTTGCGACTTGCGGATCGAAACCAGATTGGCCGGATGATCGATATCGAGGACGTCGGCGATCGGCCCGAGATAGGGCGCGTCGGCCTCGCTCCAGAATTCTCCCTTCTTGGGCCCGTCGACAAGAACGATATTGGCGGGCAACCACTGCCGGAACGGCATCGGCGGTACGGGCCGCGTCGCCGCGCTCAACCTCTCCGCCACCATGCGTGCCGCGCCGGGATGAAAATTCATTCGTCCGCCCCCGCGATCACCTCGTCGGTCTCGGGCGCGGCTTTCGCCATCTCGGCTAGCGCGTCGGCAATGCGGGTGTTTATCTCCTGGGCGATCTTGCGCAGTTCCATCCGCGCCCCGCTCGTTCCCTCCTTGGAAACCGCCAGCGCGATATCGTCGGCCCGGTTCTGCAACCGGTTGACCTCGCTCTGGATGGTCCGTCCGGCCTGCGCCAGCGCCTCGGCCAGTTTGTCGGCCCTCACGAGACTGCCCTGCTCTTCGGCGTGCCGCAGTTTCTCGCGCTGCAGATTGAGCCAGGCCTGTTGCCGCAGGGCTTCGTCGCGCGAATCCTTGAGCCGTTGCGGTTCCGCCCCGCCCTCTTCCACGCCTTTGGGGGCCTGGGATTGCGCGGTGTTTCCAAAAAACCCCCGGTGATGATCGTAGTGCGCCAGGCTGACCTTGATCACCCGGTTCCGCGCGTCGCGCTCGACCGGAATATCGTCATGGTCGCGCAGCAGCTTGGCCAGCGTCTTGCTCACCGCCTGCTTGGACACCCCGTCCCGCGCCGCGATCTC
Protein-coding regions in this window:
- a CDS encoding phage portal protein, with protein sequence MKVPRTGRIKSANLPVSAGRSPDAGFAPPRARGGYLRDTKSGVFMTRPSALRESRDDIRVAWRRSAALALDIIQNSGRLRGVADQVIADTVGSELTLNYRPDPDVMTRLGYSEKERADWIKLVKQRWKRWAWNPRECDYRGKFTVPQMIDIGLRWNMAFGEVTGVITYMSRAKRARLGITTGTKVCLVPPMRLVQDTSSLENLFQGVYHDDDGRPTGYLFEERQTGFVTKRRWPARDARGRAIVMHIFDPVDATDVRGISVMAAAFRKHIQHEMLDDATLQTAILQTLFAATLTSGAPTAEAFEAIEAMRDGASADGKAVAEDFYGLLGAQLEAAREGTISFSGDPQVSHLAPGERFELHGSKTPGGEYQPFSAALSRDMARAIGTTYGGLTMDHRGATYSSVRMENSSIWPVVMRRRERIAAPQEQMIFEAWLDEEVGEGRIPFKGGYRAFQANQQAMFWAQWQGPSKPTADDGKSAKASTERLQNATSSIEIETGDLGVDPDELFDQRVALHKRYEEAGMQSPYAPRSRSSSTVQDEPDDSDDRPEKRS
- a CDS encoding terminase gpA endonuclease subunit → MNFHPGAARMVAERLSAATRPVPPMPFRQWLPANIVLVDGPKKGEFWSEADAPYLGPIADVLDIDHPANLVSIRKSQQTGVSILALAWSLYLAETAPDNILYAVPGIDALQDVNGKKLQPMIDAWQRETKKRIILPNVSRSGSGSTTYEKRFAGGSLSLANTNSVMDLSGDTARYGVKDEVSKWGNSPNGDDPEVLFFGRFTAFRRLKLWKILELSTPEVDSGDPMGDEPGHCRIDRSFRRSDQRFWFIDCPECRNNFYQEMDGFVLDRAHPHKSSYECPHCGHHISEMERVPAVRAGQFVPTAEGEARHPGFHVDAFISLMMSYEAIAEDWLEQQKHGEEGAKNFTNLVGGLPYAMKGDAPDHKRLYERRETYSQGIVPARGLIFVAGADVHHDNIMVEAVAFSEDRQSWSVTIAYLDGPTDNVNAGAWLKLDAFLNTAFQDTYGQDRRIEAMAVDSGDGLRANQVYSWCASRPLAYAVKGMPGRGIPAIGTPQKVSIRKNGKRSRIGSAKVWPVGTWGLKGELMGNLHKLGVHSGEPEDPAGFCHFAQFHDEAYFKQLTAEYFERKLVKGKLREGWEKIRRDNHWLDVRIYAMAMAELLGMSKLTRDGWAQLRARIVPSQPLDLLSSLTETVAARSAEAPQSAPTAASVAEKRKKWRRRS